The window AGGCTCGAAACGAGGAGCAGAAACGCCTGCTGATTAACGTCAGCGACCTGTTCCGTTCGGACATCGCGCAGATTACGCGGTTGGCGCAGGCAGCGGGCGGAGCATACAGTATCGACCGCGAAAAAACCGTCATCCGCGCCATCAAGAACTTCCCAAACAACCTCGTGGTGCAGACCGCCTATCATCTGACCCGCACTGGCGCAGGCGGAGGCGGTTCGCCGTTCGCAATACCGGGCATGCCATCGGGTGCGCCGCTGGCAGATCCCCGCAGCCTGCCGCTGGAGGTAACGTATAACCTCTTCTTCCTGCCCGAAAACGGCTATATGCCGCGCCTGGCAGACCCCCGAGTCGGCTATTTCGTGACCGAGTTTCAGGACTTCACGCAGGACAAGGTCGAGCAGACGGTGCGTTACATCCTGCGCTGGCATCTGGAGAAACAAGACCCCATCGCGCCGCTATCTCCGCCCAAAGAGCCGATTGTCTTCTGGCTGGACAACGCCATCCCCGAAGAGTATCGGGACGCGGTGCGGGAGGGCATTCTGTGGTGGAATAAGGCGTTCGAGCGCATCGGCTTCAAGGACGCCATCGTGGTCAGGCAGATGCCAGATGACGCCGACTGGGACCACGCGGATATGCGCTACAACGTGATTCGCTGGGTGACATCGCCGTCGTCTGGCTATGCGGTCGCGCTGTTCCGCGCGAACCCGCTGACCGGGCAGATACTCAACGCCAGCATCACCGTCGATGCCAACATGACGCGCTTCGCCCGCGCCGAGTTCAAGCGAATGATTAACCCGCTGAGCGCGTTCGAACAGGAGCCGTCGCCTGCGAATCCGTTCCATTGCGACATCGCGGAGGAGGCAGCGTATCACGCGTGGTTTGGTGCAATGGCGATGAAGCTGATGCAGTCGCCCAAATCCACCCGCATCTCGGAAAAGGAGTACGTCAAACAGTACATCCGCGACATCGCTGCCCACGAGATGGGGCACATCCTGGGCTTGCGTCACAACTTCATCGCCAGCACGCTGCACTCCACCAAAGACCTGTGCCATGGCGAACGCATCCAGCAGATGGGCGTGTCGGCGTCGGTGATGGACTACACGCCAGTGAACATCATGGCGCTGCGAAGTCCAAAGTCCTTCTACTGGCACCAGGGGCTGGGTGTCTACGACTACTGGGCGATTGAATACGGCTACAAGCCCAGCAAAGCCCGCACGCCGGAGGCGGAGTTGCCCATGCTGCGCGCCATTGCCCGACGTGGCACCGAGCCTGGGCTGGCGTATATGGGCGACGAGTTCGCCGATAGCGTCGACCCGCTGATTACCCGCTTCGACCTGGGCAAAGACCCGCTGGAGTACTGGGCGACGGTATTTCGGGACGTGAACACCATGATCCCCCAGCTGCCCGCCAAGGCGGTGAAGCCGGGCGAGAACTACTACGAGATGACCCGCGCCTTCAACGGGCTGTTGTCCATGTACGCGCGCGCCGCCAGCGTGGTTTCGCGATACGTGGGCGGGGTGCATCTGCGCCAGAACCATCGCGGCGACCCCAACGAGAAGCCGCCTGTGATGCCCGTCAGTGCGCGCGACCAGAAGCGGGCTCTGGCGCTGCTGACGCAATACGTCTTCTCACCGAAGGCGTTCAACTTCCCCAAGCAGGTGTACCTGAAGCTCGCGCCTAACCCCTATCCCGACTACACACAGATGCTCACCAGCCGTCCGCGTCTGGACGCGCCAGTGCGCGATACCATCTCCGGCATCCAGACTGCGACGCTGCGACGGCTCTTCAGTGAGCGCACGCTCAGCCAGATTGCCAACAACGAGTTCAAGGCGTCGAAGCCGGAAGAGACGCTCACCATGACCGCGCTGTTTGAACAGGTGAGCAACGCCGTGAACGCCGAAATCATCAACGGTACGAACGTGCCTGCCCTGCGCAGACTGCTGCAACGGACTTACCTGCGCACCCTGGCGGACATGCTGGTCAATCCCGATGCGGAGGTGCCCGATGACGCCAAAATGCTGGCGCGTTATCACCTGCGCCGGCTGAAGAGCCAGATTCAGGCGGTGCGCAACCGACCGCTGGATACTGCGACGCGCGTGCATCTGGACGAGATGCTGAGCGAGATCGACCGCGTGCTGCAAGCACAATACACCATCG of the Bacillota bacterium genome contains:
- a CDS encoding zinc-dependent metalloprotease, encoding MKRTVAFTILAAIWLVVTAVATAQDKVTLQYKAQKGQKMTYRLEADLSSEFGGQKIQLLIKQTSVDEILDVAASGEITRQSVDEEVEVTVNGQKMPSQEEATKRRTITVTRPDGTLVSVRWEGGREPTEAERKAQMRLMQATQIVFSPNPVGVGDKWTREYKEDTEKGTPNAVAEYEVLALEKAKGVDTAKLRYTYRETDKQKPLTLQGEVWVEVASGDIVVLQLATENFPFSPSEQAPTFNGTLRAERTGGSPIGGSAAAAQPAEAPKKKEKTIEEVVKDYEKIEGLFTLYRKKEAGKDTIYMEVREEQLDKLLLLQVTQSTGTGGYALAAGNPIDDILFKFVRRDEQLLMVVPNIRFRADERRPIARAVKRSFADAYLEAFRIEARNEEQKRLLINVSDLFRSDIAQITRLAQAAGGAYSIDREKTVIRAIKNFPNNLVVQTAYHLTRTGAGGGGSPFAIPGMPSGAPLADPRSLPLEVTYNLFFLPENGYMPRLADPRVGYFVTEFQDFTQDKVEQTVRYILRWHLEKQDPIAPLSPPKEPIVFWLDNAIPEEYRDAVREGILWWNKAFERIGFKDAIVVRQMPDDADWDHADMRYNVIRWVTSPSSGYAVALFRANPLTGQILNASITVDANMTRFARAEFKRMINPLSAFEQEPSPANPFHCDIAEEAAYHAWFGAMAMKLMQSPKSTRISEKEYVKQYIRDIAAHEMGHILGLRHNFIASTLHSTKDLCHGERIQQMGVSASVMDYTPVNIMALRSPKSFYWHQGLGVYDYWAIEYGYKPSKARTPEAELPMLRAIARRGTEPGLAYMGDEFADSVDPLITRFDLGKDPLEYWATVFRDVNTMIPQLPAKAVKPGENYYEMTRAFNGLLSMYARAASVVSRYVGGVHLRQNHRGDPNEKPPVMPVSARDQKRALALLTQYVFSPKAFNFPKQVYLKLAPNPYPDYTQMLTSRPRLDAPVRDTISGIQTATLRRLFSERTLSQIANNEFKASKPEETLTMTALFEQVSNAVNAEIINGTNVPALRRLLQRTYLRTLADMLVNPDAEVPDDAKMLARYHLRRLKSQIQAVRNRPLDTATRVHLDEMLSEIDRVLQAQYTIGSLAQPEAATAAPRR